In the genome of Henningerozyma blattae CBS 6284 chromosome 5, complete genome, one region contains:
- the TBLA0E04040 gene encoding glyoxylate reductase (similar to Saccharomyces cerevisiae YPL113C; ancestral locus Anc_8.602): MPGVVFKPEVLILYQNEWDIADNTPEWEKASKKVNFIHYRITTVQDLQEYLQECGANVLWVTDEFVSKFGGPMEFYEYLPYTLKLIVVPWVGCEFLNIPKLKEKHIRVCNIGPTAADDVADVALYLAISTARLTSFWEMNLRFIEKGNIPECKKYVGSSKVKKPITNPLECDQNQIEKNRFYLENLPKKTDEAPSEDELPINIAQNYSIGNKKMISLRNKTALIIGFGSIGKLIAERLYRLYHMKIKYYKRKFPTNFLFDYRPQFCSSLDDNRTWSDVDLIVLALPNNPSTTNIINEKRLNLCKDGVRIVNVGRGECIDEDALIDALDEGKVGSCGLDVFKNESEQINPKLLNRWDVTILPHVGSTVEDLIYRQTKITLKNIEDVLQRGGKGLYPVET, translated from the coding sequence ATGCCCGGAGTTGTATTTAAACCAGAagtattgatattatatcAAAACGAATGGGATATAGCTGATAATACGCCTGAATGGGAAAAGGCTTCTAAAAAAGtgaattttattcattataGAATTACAACAGTCCAAGATTTACAAGAGTACTTACAGGAATGTGGTGCGAATGTCCTTTGGGTGACTGACGAATTCGTTTCCAAATTTGGGGGACCAATGGAGTTTTATGAATACCTACCATATAccttaaaattaattgtaGTTCCTTGGGTTGGTTGTGagtttttaaatattcctAAATTGAAGGAAAAACATATCAGAGTATGTAACATTGGCCCAACTGCGGCTGATGATGTTGCAGATGTGGCTTTATATTTAGCAATTAGTACTGCCAGATTGACTTCTTTTTGGGAAATGAATTTAAGATTCATAGAAAAAGGTAATATTCCAGaatgtaaaaaatatgTAGGATCTtcaaaagttaaaaaacCTATTACTAATCCATTAGAATGTgatcaaaatcaaattgaaaagaatCGTTTTTACTTAGaaaatttaccaaaaaaaaCTGATGAAGCACCATCAGAAGATGAATTACCAATTAATATTGCTCAAAATTATTCTATTGGAAATAAGAAAATGATTTCTCTAAGAAACAAAACCGCATTAATAATAGGGTTTGGATCAATAGGAAAACTAATAGCTGAAAGATTGTATCGTTTATATCACATGaagattaaatattataagaGAAAATTCCCAACCAATTTCTTATTTGATTATAGGCCCCAATTTTGTAGTTCATTAGATGACAATAGAACTTGGAGCGACGTAGATTTAATCGTTTTAGCTTTACCAAATAACCCAAGTACAACAAATATCATCAatgaaaaaagattaaatcTCTGTAAAGATGGTGTTCGGATTGTAAATGTCGGCAGAGGTGAATGCATTGATGAAGATGCATTAATTGATGCATTAGATGAAGGGAAAGTTGGTAGTTGTGGATTAGATGTTTTCAAAAATGAATCCGAACAAATTaatccaaaattattaaatcgTTGGGATGTTACAATACTACCCCATGTAGGAAGTACTGTAgaagatttaatttatcGTCAAACGAAAAtaactttgaaaaatattgaagatgTCCTACAGAGAGGTGGGAAGGGTCTTTATCCTGTTGAAACATAA
- the TOA1 gene encoding transcription initiation factor IIA large subunit (similar to Saccharomyces cerevisiae TOA1 (YOR194C); ancestral locus Anc_8.603), with product MSNSEASKVYEQIVESVVNEVREDFENAGIDEQTLQDLKRVWTKKITESQVAHFTWEPQMDEIIPPIDPNTSITDGTPVLAVPSDFTLKDDSQGLVLPGLMNENGTTSQATQSTETSGNVDKDKNTDTEKTENDKENSTEEDSANLKNESSQQIELTIEDPDGTVTQKLKQQAKQSKRSALLDTDEVGSELDDSDDDYLISEGEDDGPDENLVLCLYEKVTRTKARWKCSLKDGIATINRKDYTFQKAQVEAEWV from the coding sequence ATGTCTAATTCAGAAGCTAGTAAAGTCTATGAACAAATTGTGGAGTCTGTAGTCAATGAAGTTCGTGAAGATTTTGAGAATGCAGGGATTGATGAACAAACCCTTCAGGATTTAAAAAGAGTTtggacaaaaaaaattactgAGTCTCAGGTGGCGCATTTTACTTGGGAACCACAAATGGATGAGATTATACCTCCAATTGATCCAAATACTTCTATAACAGATGGTACTCCTGTTTTAGCAGTCCCATCTGATTTTACTCTAAAGGATGACTCTCAGGGTTTAGTACTACCAGGATTAATGAATGAAAATGGGACAACGAGTCAAGCAACACAATCTACAGAAACATCGGGTAATGTGGATAAGGATAAAAATACAGATACAGAAAAGACAGAgaatgataaagaaaatagtaCAGAGGAGGATTCTGCTAATCTGAAAAATGAGTCATCGCaacaaattgaattaaCTATAGAAGATCCAGACGGAACAGTAAcgcaaaaattaaaacaacaGGCAAAACAATCGAAAAGAAGTGCTTTACTTGATACAGATGAAGTTGGTTCAGAATTGGATGATTCAGATGatgattatttgatttcaGAAGGTGAAGATGATGGGCCTGATGAAAATTTAGTGTTATGTTTATATGAAAAAGTTACAAGAACTAAAGCCAGATGGAAATGTAGTTTAAAAGATGGTATTGCCACTATAAATCGTAAAGATTATACCTTCCAAAAAGCACAAGTTGAAGCTGAATGGGTTTAA
- the SLK19 gene encoding Slk19p (similar to Saccharomyces cerevisiae SLK19 (YOR195W); ancestral locus Anc_8.604) → MATSENHSNNKHKETSQEILGNLDLNKMFSDNNNEISRTHDKDISSEFDVNPSPVRTQNNNISHHSSLVTENNINSNNDNRKRSLTSDNNTNNSDRKGRENDDIRDEQHGDGGDDDHLSKKIKLTSDDIPNLQQPNSNADDDSKSNDVDGSPVAIEMYDNQISPIKINFDDVDSPYHIATVASNAKNNNSPLPKSQGTDSNSDNNNDNNNDNNNDNNNANNSLINRETSLSTPSKNTTFELQKLTPIRNANHNSINNEEQNSFMKLIEAEHREYQELIQRNEEITDRLHCLDKQYNQLLSKHEQTNYQYQIIKNKNDTINKKFDNKILQLNKEIENYKIKVEKLNNKLQTNKKRLLETRDEVKMLNQNQSILQEKFDKQSHEILELRNIDDSKEKYKFELENKLKVKDDENLSKTNEINLLTDDLQKLQEQLDLKLKELSNNSLKLEELNDLIERKDLEIKEINEKYQGTINLNEGKHDDLVKQVEELIMKRIELETQLDQQDKDTKEIIEQIKKELNKMEEDKNSKEYQIIEFEKKIDELQGKINNQNDELLKLKESYDKINDNFEIKNAEVIQLNEEIKELRSNEINLKEKISNDEKNSNDWKAKYESSKIENEKILIEKSENHSMKINELNEDHLKELENIHETMKILQQDLKTNIETLNNVTNIKIDLEVENLELKKKLKALEVGTETETETETETKTKIETKENLVYEESQEEKDKLKAKDDQIEQLKISFEEDQTKIKNLTQQLNESLEQIQKNKEESDNRIRLMADDLYNQYAAKHAQKVLMLKKGYEKNIKKNSMI, encoded by the coding sequence ATGGCTACTTCTGAAAAccattcaaataataaacataAGGAAACCTCTCAAGAAATTTTAGGAAACCttgatttgaataaaatgttttctgataataataatgaaatatcaAGAACACATGATAAAGATATAAGTTCTGAATTTGATGTTAATCCATCACCAGTAAGAactcaaaataataacatttcTCATCATTCTTCATTAGTTAcggaaaataatattaacagTAACAATGATAATAGAAAACGTAGTTTAACTTctgataataataccaacAATAGTGATAGAAAGGGGAGGGAGAATGATGATATTAGAGATGAGCAACATGGTGATGGTGGTGATGATGACCATTTAtccaagaaaataaaattaacatCTGATGATATCCCTAATTTGCAACAACCAAACTCTAATGCTGATGACGATTCTAAATCAAATGATGTTGATGGATCTCCAGTAGCCATTGAAATGTATGATAATCAAATTAGTcctattaaaattaattttgatgatGTAGATTCTCCATATCATATTGCAACTGTAGCATCTAATGCAAAAAATAACAACTCACCTTTACCAAAATCTCAGGGCACGGATAGTAATAGTGATAATAACaatgataataacaatgataataacaatgataataacaatGCTAATAACAGTCTCATTAACAGAGAAACATCTCTATCAACGCCTAGTAAGAATACTACATttgaattacaaaaattgaCTCCAATTCGCAATGCTAATCATAATAGCATAAATAATGAGGAACAAAATAGTtttatgaaattaattgaagCTGAGCATAGAGAAtatcaagaattaattcaaagaaATGAAGAAATCACGGATAGATTACATTGTTTAGATAAACAATATAATCAATTACTTTCCAAACATGAACAAACtaattatcaatatcaaattatCAAGAATAAAAACGAcactattaataaaaaatttgataataagaTACTTCAACTTAATAAAGagattgaaaattataagaTTAAAGTggagaaattaaataataaattacaaaCAAACAAGAAAAGATTACTGGAAACCCGTGATGAAGTTAAAAtgttaaatcaaaatcaaagtATATTACAAGAAAAGTTTGATAAACAAAGTCATGAAATTCTTGAATTGAGAAACATTGATGAtagtaaagaaaaatataaatttgaattagaaaataaacttAAAGTcaaagatgatgaaaatcTTTCTaaaacaaatgaaattaatcttttaactgatgatttacaaaaattacaagaacaattggatttgaaattaaaagaactCTCTAATAACTCATTAAAATTggaagaattaaatgatcTAATTGAACGAAAGGATTTGGAGATTAAAGagattaatgaaaaatatcaagGTACCATAAATCTAAATGAAGGTAAACATGATGATTTAGTTAAACAAGTGGAAGAATTAATCATGAAAAGAATTGAACTTGAAACACAATTGGATCAACAAGATAAGGATactaaagaaattattgaacaaataaagaaagaattaaataaaatggaGGAAGACaaaaattctaaagaatatcaaattattgaatttgaaaaaaaaattgatgaattacaagggaaaattaataatcagAATGACgaacttttaaaattaaaagaatctTATGATAAgattaatgataattttgaaattaagaATGCTGAAgtaattcaattgaatgaagaaattaaagaattacgaagtaatgaaattaatttaaaagaaaaaatatctaacGATGAGAAAAATAGCAATGATTGGAAAGCTAAATATGAATCATCTaagattgaaaatgaaaaaatcttGATTGAAAAGAGTGAAAATCAttcaatgaaaataaatgaattgaatgaagatcatttaaaagaattagaaaatattcatgAAACAATGAAGATCTTACAACAAGATTTAAAGACAAATATTGAAACCTTGAACAATGTTACTAATATAAAGATTGATTTAGAAGTAGagaatttagaattaaagaagaagttAAAAGCCCTTGAAGTTGGAACTGAAACTGAAACTGAAACTGAAACTGAAACTAAAACTAAAATTGAAaccaaagaaaatttagTTTATGAAGAATCTCAAGAAGAGAAGGATAAGCTAAAAGCCAAAGACGATCAAATTGaacaattaaagatttcATTCGAAGAAGATCAAACTAAGATTAAAAATCTCACacaacaattaaatgaatctCTAGAACAAATacagaaaaataaagaagagTCTGACAATAGGATACGATTAATGGCTGACGATTTATATAATCAATATGCAGCTAAACATGCACAAAAGGTATTGATGCTGAAAAAAGgctatgaaaaaaatatcaagaaaaattccATGATTTAA